A region from the Sphingomonas brevis genome encodes:
- a CDS encoding DUF2092 domain-containing protein — MKHNIHTALLSAAALVLIVGPGLSSCQKAGQENATEQATNEPVATEQATAGTAGGAQDASSQNARALLKAMSDYLAAQKVISLSYDSVFEVVSEDHQKLQLATSGTVLLSRPDKIHTTRKSGFSDTEMIFDGKTLTILGKGQNAYVQAEAPGTVDTLVDQLRDKFHRQLPGADLLMANVYDALMTDVTDVKDLGSGVIGGQECDHLAFRAKDTDWQIWIAQGASPYPCRYVITSKGVDQAPQFTMTIRDWKAGATAGQADFSFTPPAGSTKMDVKDLEKLKDTSDLPENYRIGAAK; from the coding sequence ATGAAACATAACATCCACACAGCCTTGCTCTCTGCTGCCGCGTTGGTGCTGATCGTCGGCCCGGGCCTGTCATCATGCCAGAAGGCGGGCCAGGAGAATGCGACCGAGCAGGCCACAAACGAGCCCGTCGCGACCGAACAGGCCACGGCCGGTACAGCCGGGGGCGCGCAGGATGCCTCTTCGCAAAATGCGCGAGCCCTCCTCAAGGCGATGTCGGATTATCTGGCGGCACAGAAGGTCATATCGCTCAGCTACGACTCAGTGTTCGAAGTCGTCAGCGAAGATCATCAGAAGCTGCAGCTTGCGACTTCAGGAACCGTCCTGCTCAGCCGTCCCGACAAGATCCATACCACCCGCAAGTCCGGTTTCTCCGATACGGAGATGATCTTCGACGGGAAGACCCTGACGATATTGGGCAAGGGACAGAACGCCTATGTCCAGGCCGAGGCGCCAGGCACGGTCGACACGCTGGTCGACCAGCTGAGGGACAAGTTCCACCGGCAGCTGCCGGGCGCGGACCTGCTGATGGCCAATGTCTACGACGCGTTGATGACCGACGTTACTGACGTGAAGGACCTCGGCAGCGGCGTGATCGGCGGCCAGGAATGCGACCACCTGGCGTTCCGTGCCAAGGACACCGACTGGCAAATCTGGATCGCCCAGGGCGCATCGCCCTATCCGTGCCGCTATGTGATCACCAGCAAGGGGGTCGACCAGGCCCCGCAGTTCACGATGACCATTCGCGACTGGAAGGCCGGTGCCACCGCAGGCCAGGCGGACTTCAGCTTCACTCCGCCCGCCGGCTCCACCAAGATGGACGTCAAGGACCTGGAG